The following are encoded in a window of Syngnathoides biaculeatus isolate LvHL_M chromosome 3, ASM1980259v1, whole genome shotgun sequence genomic DNA:
- the LOC133497555 gene encoding oocyte zinc finger protein XlCOF7.1-like — translation MCKVEILRALLNQRLSAAVEEVFGVFARTIAEYEEKLCRTKEENERQRQLLDALLKHHVAFRNADTREEDLHPEHRRRSFTLEQQQPEPPNVKEEGPLYVKEEKEQADVANLPLTDALASLENDDAGPEPPGGCSSRHGTTKGDADRRGRSQEDRLFAPLSESDNAASRSPDPDDDDDRPQGPSDSARLKCSQCDKSFINAASLKRHATIHKGDKTFNCSFCGKRFNQKVHLIKHTRTHTGEKPFSCTVCGMKLSQKEYLKVHMRTHTGEKPFPCSVCGKRFSQKAFLKVHTRTHTGEKPFSCLVCNKSFSAYSTCTRHQRTHTGDKVFSCSVCEKKFTRKDNLNKHKCTGKK, via the exons atgtgcaaagtggAAATCCTGAGAGCCTTGTTGAATCAGCGACTCAGCGCGGCCGTCGAAGAAGTTTTTGGAGTGTTCGCGAGAACGATCGCAGAGTACGAGGAGAAGCTTTGCCGAACTAAAGAGGAGAACGAAAGACAACGTCAACTGCTGGACGCTCTTCTCAAGCATCACGTTGCCTTCCGCAATGCAG ACACGCGTGAAGAAGATCTTCATCCTGAGCACCGGCGGCGGAGCTTCACGTTGGAGCAACAGCAGCCAGAACCCCCCAACGTTAAAGAGGAAGGGCCTCTTTAcgtcaaagaggaaaaggaacaGGCCGACGTCGCCAACCTCCCGTTGACGGATGCCTTGGCGAGCCTCGAAAATGACGACGCGGGGCCGGAGCCTCCCGGCGGCTGCTCGAGTCGACACGGGACAACAAAAGGTGATGCAGACCGCCGTGGACGATCACAGGAAGACCGCCTCTTCGCGCCGCTGTCAGAGAGCGACAACGCAGCCTCGCGTTCTCCCGACccagacgacgacgacgaccgcCCTCAAGGCCCCAGCGACAGCGCCCGCTTGAAATGCTCTCAGTGCGACAAAAGTTTCATCAACGCGGCTTCTCTCAAAAGGCACGCGACGATTCACAAGGGCGACAAAACGTTCAACTGCTCGTTTTGCGGGAAAAGATTCAACCAAAAGGTACATTTGATAAAACACACGAGAACGCACACAGGAGAaaagcctttttcctgcacaGTCTGCGGTATGAAATTAAGCCAAAAAGAATATTTGAAAGTGcacatgagaacgcacactggGGAAAAACCCTTCCCCTGTTCCGTGTGTGGCAAAAGGTTCTCTCAAAAGGCTTTCCTGAAGGTACACACGAGAACGCACACAGGCGAGAAACCCTTTTCTTGCTTAGTCTGTAACAAAAGTTTTAGCGCTTATTCAACATGTACGCGGCACCAAAGAACGCACACGGGCGACAAAGTGTTTAGTTGTAGCGTGTGTGAGAAGAAGTTCACCCGGAAGGACAACCTGAACAAACACAAGTGTACTGGTAAGAAATGA
- the LOC133497561 gene encoding zinc finger protein GLI4-like isoform X1 produces the protein MSKMETLRVLLNARLGAAVEEVLGVFQRTIAEYEEELARTKDENETQRRQLAAVCVPRVGLQVVADNSDKFLPPEGQDEQRGPNLDFWPKSTGTECSSPLTFRERSSRENGWMDEQHEWNLRLERQHLREKKHSAGAMDECPLTAGPVKIEEGAPRSRLRRGRWAEPSRSSSSSSSSSSSSQHVTTEAYRDHCGGLQAESLLAPPSSDGDGTTLESKDGNQEHLPPERQDDHSGACPVLSSTSAGTGRNPPVTLMRMSDIENGGTGEQRDWNSGLGREQEQHVKEEENAAVIAALKTNDDNGPRSRLHPSQSGEKRWAEPPSGGMKSEDGGGQRGGSRAGGLFPPVSLDTVDGRAQGDATSRGRDARWKCSRCGETFGAKKNLRRHAVLHAREQPLGFSRCQRLPPKANLITWARAQPPSSCSHHSASTNGKKTHAGGEKPFQCSVCSQTFSQKQNLKTHMRIHTGERPFACSTCGARFTQKISLTHHLRTHTGEKPFSCSECNKGFAHPSAHLRHMKLHTRVKPFVCPNCDQRFTRKNDVNGHKCVGVVDNVGTRWRMHEIRLDGKR, from the exons ATGAGCAAAATGGAAACGCTGAGAGTTTTGCTGAATGCGCGACTCGGTGCGGCCGTCGAAGAAGTACTTGGAGTTTTTCAAAGAACGATCGCAGAGTACGAGGAGGAACTCGCTCGAACTAAAGACGAGAACGAGACGCAGCGTCGACAACTCGCCGCCGTTTGCGTGCCTCGGGTTGGCCTACAAGTTGTCGCAG ACAACAGTGACAAATTTCTTCCCCCGGAGGGGCAGGATGAGCAGCGCGGGCCAAACCTTGATTTTTGGCCAAAGTCTACCGGGACAGAATGCAGTTCGCCGTTGACCTTCCGGGAGAGAAGCAGtcgagaaaacggatggatggatgagcagCACGAGTGGAACTTGAGGTTGGAGCGGCAGCACCTTCGAGAGAAGAAACACTCGGCTGGCGCTATGGACGAATGTCCGCTGACTGCTGGCCCTGTGAAGATCGAAGAAGGCGCGCCGAGGTCGCGGCTTCGTCGCGGTCGCTGGGCGGAACCTTctagaagcagcagcagcagcagcagcagcagcagctcaagTCAACACGTGACAACAGAAGCTTACCGAGACCACTGCGGAGGATTACAAGCAGAGAGTCTCTTGGCGCCACCATCGTCGGATGGTGACGGCACAACGCTGGAGTCCAAAG ACGGAAATCAAGAACATCTGCCGCCAGAACGGCAGGACGACCACTCGGGGGCGTGTCCCGTCTTGAGCTCAACGTCAGCCGGGACGGGCCGTAATCCACCCGTCACCCTTATGAGGATGAGTGATATCGAAAATGGGGGAACGGGGGAGCAGCGGGACTGGAACTCGGGGTTGGGGCGAGAGCAAGAGCAGCAcgttaaagaggaagagaaCGCGGCCGTTATCGCCGCTCTGAAGACCAACGATGATAACGGTCCGAGGTCCCGGCTTCATCCCAGTCAAagcggggagaagagatgggcCGAGCCCCCGAGCGGCGGCATGAAAAGCGAAGATGGCGGGGGCCAACGCGGAGGATCCCGAGCAGGCGGCCTCTTCCCTCCAGTCTCGCTTGACACCGTCGACGGGCGCGCCCAAGGTGATGCGACGAGCCGCGGCCGCGACGCGCGCTGGAAGTGTTCTCGGTGCGGCGAAACCTTTGGCGCCAAGAAAAATCTAAGAAGACACGCCGTGCTCCACGCCAGAGAACAGCCTCTGGGTTTCTCTCGTTGCCAAAGACTCCCTCCAAAGGCGAATTTGATAACGTGGGCGAGAGCACAACCGCCTTCCTCTTGTAGTCACCATTCAGCATCGACGAATGGCAAGAAAACACACGCTGGTGGTGAGAAACCCTTTCAGTGCTCGGTGTGCAGTCAAACCTTTTCGCAAAAGCAGAATTTGAAGACCCACATGAGGATACACACCGGAGAGAGACCGTTTGCCTGCTCAACGTGCGGTGCAAGATTCACTCAAAAGATTAGTTTAACACATCACTTGAGAACacacaccggggagaaaccgTTTTCCTGCTCGGAGTGCAACAAAGGTTTTGCTCATCCTTCAGCACATTTGAGACACATGAAATTGCACACGAGAGTGAAACcatttgtgtgtcccaattgTGACCAAAGATTTACCCGAAAAAATGATGTGAACGGACACAAGTGTGTTGGCGTCGTCGATAATGTAGGGACTCGCTGGCGGATGCACGAGAtacgcttagatggaaaaagatga
- the LOC133497563 gene encoding zinc finger protein 37-like isoform X1, which produces MSKMETLRVLLNARLGAAVEEVLGVFQRTIAEYEEELARTKDENETQRRQLAAVCVPRVGLQVVADNSDKFLPPEGQDEQRGPNLDFWPKSTGTECSSPLTFRERSSRENGWMDEQHEWNLRLERQHLREKKHSAAAMDECPLTAGPVKIEEGAPRSRLRRGRWAEPSRSSSSSSSSSSSQHVTTEAYRDHCGGLQAESLLAPPSSDGDGTTLESKDGNQEHLPPERQDDHSGACPVLSSTSAGTGRNPPVTLMRMSDIENGGTGEQRDWNSGLGREQEQHVKEEENAAVIAALKTNDDNGPRSRLHPSQSGEKRWAEPPSGGMKSEDGGGQRGGSRAGGLFPPVSLDTVDGRAQGDATSRGRDARWKCSRCGETFGAKKNLRRHAVLHAREQPLGFSRCQRLPPKANLITWARAQPPSSCSHHSASTNGKKTHAGGEKPFQCSVCSQTFSKKQNMMTHMRIHTGERPFACSTCGARFTQKISLTHHLRTHTGEKPFSCSECNKGFAHPSAHLRHMKLHTRVKPHVCQVCGQAFARKDHFKKHMMTNCGEVLPDSCTLRGPS; this is translated from the exons ATGAGCAAAATGGAAACGCTGAGAGTTTTGCTGAATGCGCGACTCGGTGCGGCCGTCGAAGAAGTACTTGGAGTTTTTCAAAGAACGATCGCAGAGTACGAGGAGGAACTCGCTCGAACTAAAGACGAGAACGAGACGCAGCGTCGACAACTCGCCGCCGTTTGCGTGCCTCGGGTTGGCCTACAAGTTGTCGCAG ACAACAGTGACAAATTTCTTCCCCCGGAGGGGCAGGATGAGCAGCGCGGGCCAAACCTTGATTTTTGGCCAAAGTCTACCGGGACAGAATGCAGTTCGCCGTTGACCTTCCGGGAGAGAAGCAGtcgagaaaacggatggatggatgagcagCACGAGTGGAACTTGAGGTTGGAGCGGCAGCACCTTCGAGAGAAGAAACACTCGGCTGCCGCTATGGACGAATGTCCGCTGACTGCTGGCCCTGTGAAGATCGAAGAAGGCGCGCCGAGGTCGCGGCTTCGTCGCGGTCGCTGGGCGGAACCTTctagaagcagcagcagcagcagcagcagcagctcaagTCAACACGTGACAACAGAAGCTTACCGAGACCACTGCGGAGGATTACAAGCAGAGAGTCTCTTGGCGCCACCATCGTCGGATGGTGACGGCACAACGCTGGAGTCCAAAG ACGGAAATCAAGAACATCTGCCGCCAGAACGGCAGGACGACCACTCGGGGGCGTGTCCCGTCTTGAGCTCAACGTCAGCCGGGACGGGCCGTAATCCACCCGTCACCCTTATGAGGATGAGTGATATCGAAAATGGGGGAACGGGGGAGCAGCGGGACTGGAACTCGGGGTTGGGGCGAGAGCAAGAGCAGCAcgttaaagaggaagagaaCGCGGCCGTTATCGCCGCTCTGAAGACCAACGATGATAACGGTCCGAGGTCCCGGCTTCATCCCAGTCAAagcggggagaagagatgggcCGAGCCCCCGAGCGGCGGCATGAAAAGCGAAGATGGCGGGGGCCAACGCGGAGGATCCCGAGCAGGCGGCCTCTTCCCTCCAGTCTCGCTTGACACCGTCGACGGGCGCGCCCAAGGTGATGCGACGAGCCGCGGCCGCGACGCGCGCTGGAAGTGTTCTCGGTGCGGCGAAACCTTTGGCGCCAAGAAAAATCTAAGAAGACACGCCGTGCTCCACGCCAGAGAACAGCCTCTGGGTTTCTCTCGTTGCCAAAGACTCCCTCCAAAGGCGAATTTGATAACGTGGGCGAGAGCACAACCGCCTTCCTCTTGTAGTCACCATTCAGCATCGACGAATGGCAAGAAAACACACGCTGGTGGTGAGAAACCCTTTCAGTGCTCGGTGTGCAGTCAAACCTTTTCGAAAAAGCAGAATATGATGACCCACATGAGGATACACACCGGAGAGAGACCGTTTGCCTGCTCAACGTGCGGTGCAAGATTCACTCAAAAGATTAGTTTAACACATCACTTGAGAACacacaccggggagaaaccgTTTTCCTGCTCGGAGTGCAACAAAGGTTTTGCTCATCCTTCAGCACATTTGAGACACATGAAATTGCACACGAGAGTGAAACCACACGTGTGCCAAGTTTGTGGTCAAGCATTCGCTCGAAAAGATCACTTCAAAAAGCACATGATGACAAACTGTGGAGAAGTCCTTCCAGATTCATGCACACTCCGTGGCCCATCTTAA
- the LOC133497561 gene encoding zinc finger protein GLI4-like isoform X2: protein MDEQHEWNLRLERQHLREKKHSAGAMDECPLTAGPVKIEEGAPRSRLRRGRWAEPSRSSSSSSSSSSSQHVTTEAYRDHCGGLQAESLLAPPSSDGDGTTLESKDGNQEHLPPERQDDHSGACPVLSSTSAGTGRNPPVTLMRMSDIENGGTGEQRDWNSGLGREQEQHVKEEENAAVIAALKTNDDNGPRSRLHPSQSGEKRWAEPPSGGMKSEDGGGQRGGSRAGGLFPPVSLDTVDGRAQGDATSRGRDARWKCSRCGETFGAKKNLRRHAVLHAREQPLGFSRCQRLPPKANLITWARAQPPSSCSHHSASTNGKKTHAGGEKPFQCSVCSQTFSQKQNLKTHMRIHTGERPFACSTCGARFTQKISLTHHLRTHTGEKPFSCSECNKGFAHPSAHLRHMKLHTRVKPFVCPNCDQRFTRKNDVNGHKCVGVVDNVGTRWRMHEIRLDGKR from the exons atggatgagcagCACGAGTGGAACTTGAGGTTGGAGCGGCAGCACCTTCGAGAGAAGAAACACTCGGCTGGCGCTATGGACGAATGTCCGCTGACTGCTGGCCCTGTGAAGATCGAAGAAGGCGCGCCGAGGTCGCGGCTTCGTCGCGGTCGCTGGGCGGAACCTTctagaagcagcagcagcagcagcagcagcagctcaagTCAACACGTGACAACAGAAGCTTACCGAGACCACTGCGGAGGATTACAAGCAGAGAGTCTCTTGGCGCCACCGTCGTCGGATGGTGACGGCACAACGCTGGAGTCCAAAG ACGGAAATCAAGAACATCTGCCGCCAGAACGGCAGGACGACCACTCGGGGGCGTGTCCCGTCTTGAGCTCAACGTCAGCCGGGACGGGCCGTAATCCACCCGTCACCCTTATGAGGATGAGTGATATCGAAAATGGGGGAACGGGGGAGCAGCGGGACTGGAACTCGGGGTTGGGGCGAGAGCAAGAGCAGCAcgttaaagaggaagagaaCGCGGCCGTTATCGCCGCTCTGAAGACCAACGATGATAACGGTCCGAGGTCCCGGCTTCATCCCAGTCAAagcggggagaagagatgggcCGAGCCCCCGAGCGGCGGCATGAAAAGCGAAGATGGCGGGGGCCAACGCGGAGGATCCCGAGCAGGCGGCCTCTTCCCTCCAGTCTCGCTTGACACCGTCGACGGGCGCGCCCAAGGTGATGCGACGAGCCGCGGCCGCGACGCGCGCTGGAAGTGTTCTCGGTGCGGCGAAACCTTTGGCGCCAAGAAAAATCTAAGAAGACACGCCGTGCTCCACGCCAGAGAACAGCCTCTGGGTTTCTCTCGTTGCCAAAGACTCCCTCCAAAGGCGAATTTGATAACGTGGGCGAGAGCACAACCGCCTTCCTCTTGTAGTCACCATTCAGCATCGACGAATGGCAAGAAAACACACGCTGGTGGTGAGAAACCCTTTCAGTGCTCGGTGTGCAGTCAAACCTTTTCGCAAAAGCAGAATTTGAAGACCCACATGAGGATACACACCGGAGAGAGACCGTTTGCCTGCTCAACGTGCGGTGCAAGATTCACTCAAAAGATTAGTTTAACACATCACTTGAGAACacacaccggggagaaaccgTTTTCCTGCTCGGAGTGCAACAAAGGTTTTGCTCATCCTTCAGCACATTTGAGACACATGAAATTGCACACGAGAGTGAAACcatttgtgtgtcccaattgTGACCAAAGATTTACCCGAAAAAATGATGTGAACGGACACAAGTGTGTTGGCGTCGTCGATAATGTAGGGACTCGCTGGCGGATGCACGAGAtacgcttagatggaaaaagatga
- the LOC133497563 gene encoding zinc finger protein 37-like isoform X2, whose protein sequence is MDEQHEWNLRLERQHLREKKHSAAAMDECPLTAGPVKIEEGAPRSRLRRGRWAEPSRSSSSSSSSSSSQHVTTEAYRDHCGGLQAESLLAPPSSDGDGTTLESKDGNQEHLPPERQDDHSGACPVLSSTSAGTGRNPPVTLMRMSDIENGGTGEQRDWNSGLGREQEQHVKEEENAAVIAALKTNDDNGPRSRLHPSQSGEKRWAEPPSGGMKSEDGGGQRGGSRAGGLFPPVSLDTVDGRAQGDATSRGRDARWKCSRCGETFGAKKNLRRHAVLHAREQPLGFSRCQRLPPKANLITWARAQPPSSCSHHSASTNGKKTHAGGEKPFQCSVCSQTFSKKQNMMTHMRIHTGERPFACSTCGARFTQKISLTHHLRTHTGEKPFSCSECNKGFAHPSAHLRHMKLHTRVKPHVCQVCGQAFARKDHFKKHMMTNCGEVLPDSCTLRGPS, encoded by the exons atggatgagcagCACGAGTGGAACTTGAGGTTGGAGCGGCAGCACCTTCGAGAGAAGAAACACTCGGCTGCCGCTATGGACGAATGTCCGCTGACTGCTGGCCCTGTGAAGATCGAAGAAGGCGCGCCGAGGTCGCGGCTTCGTCGCGGTCGCTGGGCGGAACCTTctagaagcagcagcagcagcagcagcagcagctcaagTCAACACGTGACAACAGAAGCTTACCGAGACCACTGCGGAGGATTACAAGCAGAGAGTCTCTTGGCGCCACCATCGTCGGATGGTGACGGCACAACGCTGGAGTCCAAAG ACGGAAATCAAGAACATCTGCCGCCAGAACGGCAGGACGACCACTCGGGGGCGTGTCCCGTCTTGAGCTCAACGTCAGCCGGGACGGGCCGTAATCCACCCGTCACCCTTATGAGGATGAGTGATATCGAAAATGGGGGAACGGGGGAGCAGCGGGACTGGAACTCGGGGTTGGGGCGAGAGCAAGAGCAGCAcgttaaagaggaagagaaCGCGGCCGTTATCGCCGCTCTGAAGACCAACGATGATAACGGTCCGAGGTCCCGGCTTCATCCCAGTCAAagcggggagaagagatgggcCGAGCCCCCGAGCGGCGGCATGAAAAGCGAAGATGGCGGGGGCCAACGCGGAGGATCCCGAGCAGGCGGCCTCTTCCCTCCAGTCTCGCTTGACACCGTCGACGGGCGCGCCCAAGGTGATGCGACGAGCCGCGGCCGCGACGCGCGCTGGAAGTGTTCTCGGTGCGGCGAAACCTTTGGCGCCAAGAAAAATCTAAGAAGACACGCCGTGCTCCACGCCAGAGAACAGCCTCTGGGTTTCTCTCGTTGCCAAAGACTCCCTCCAAAGGCGAATTTGATAACGTGGGCGAGAGCACAACCGCCTTCCTCTTGTAGTCACCATTCAGCATCGACGAATGGCAAGAAAACACACGCTGGTGGTGAGAAACCCTTTCAGTGCTCGGTGTGCAGTCAAACCTTTTCGAAAAAGCAGAATATGATGACCCACATGAGGATACACACCGGAGAGAGACCGTTTGCCTGCTCAACGTGCGGTGCAAGATTCACTCAAAAGATTAGTTTAACACATCACTTGAGAACacacaccggggagaaaccgTTTTCCTGCTCGGAGTGCAACAAAGGTTTTGCTCATCCTTCAGCACATTTGAGACACATGAAATTGCACACGAGAGTGAAACCACACGTGTGCCAAGTTTGTGGTCAAGCATTCGCTCGAAAAGATCACTTCAAAAAGCACATGATGACAAACTGTGGAGAAGTCCTTCCAGATTCATGCACACTCCGTGGCCCATCTTAA
- the LOC133497642 gene encoding zinc finger protein 22-like — protein MCKVEMLKALLNQRLSAAVEEIFGVFARTIAEYEEELCRTKEENERQRHLLDAVFRPQADTLGPDVSEEEHREWSFKVERREPEAPHIKEEAEEAHIAESPLTAVPFEREDDEGERSPRLRRQRQRSRWPQPPSRRVATEGDGDQTESLLTRLSDSDQRASRHADNTHWKCSQCDKAFGSKYTLTRHMKSHTVGKEHWKCSQCGRTLGDRRNLRRHMMVHTGEKPFMCAICGKRFSQKANLITHTRTHTGEKPFSCSLCSKRFGDRSALIQHKKTHAGGKRFAYAAYNQSCHVHSNLGQHVRTNSGQKPSA, from the exons atgtgcaaagtagAAATGCTGAAGGCGCTGCTGAATCAGCGGCTGAGCGCGGCCGTCGAAGAAATCTTCGGAGTCTTTGCGAGAACCATCGCAGAGTACGAGGAGGAACTTTGTCGAACAAAAGAGGAGAACGAGAGACAACGTCACCTGCTGGACGCCGTTTTCAGGCCTCAAGCTGACACACTTGGACCAG ACGTCAGTGAAGAAGAGCATCGGGAGTGGAGCTTCAAAGTGGAGCGACGGGAACCAGAGGCCCCGCACATTAAGGAGGAAGCGGAGGAGGCCCATATCGCCGAGTCGCCATTGACCGCCGTTCCTTTCGAGAGGGAAGATGATGAAGGCGAGCGGTCGCCGCGGCTTCGCCGTCAACGCCAGCGAAGCCGATGGCCGCAGCCTCCGAGTCGACGCGTGGCAACAGAAGGCGACGGCGACCAAACAGAAAGCCTCCTCACTCGACTGTCAGATAGCGACCAGAGGGCGTCGCGACACGCCGACAACACACACTGGAAGTGCTCGCAATGCGACAAGGCCTTTGGGAGCAAGTATACGTTGACGAGGCACATGAAAAGTCACACCGTCGGCAAAGAGCACTGGAAATGCTCTCAGTGCGGGAGAACTCTCGGGGACAGGAGGAACCTGAGGAGACACATGATGGTTCACACGGGAGAGAAACCCTTCATGTGCGCAATCTGCGGGAAAAGATTCTCTCAGAAGGCCAATTTGATAACGCACACGAGAACGCACACCGGCGAGAAGCCCTTTTCCTGCTCGCTCTGCAGCAAACGTTTTGGCGACCGCTCGGCGTTGATTCAGCACAAGAAAACGCACGCCGGGGGCAAACGTTTCGCCTACGCGGCGTACAACCAAAGTTGTCACGTCCATTCAAATCTGGGCCAACACGTGAGAACAAACTCTGGGCAGAAACCATCTGCTTAG